In the genome of Oxalobacter aliiformigenes, one region contains:
- the tuf gene encoding elongation factor Tu, with translation MAKSKYERTKPHVNVGTIGHVDHGKTTLTAAIATVLSKKFGGEAKDYDQIDAAPEEKARGITINTAHVEYETANRHYAHVDCPGHADYIKNMITGAAQMDGAILVVSAADGPMPQTREHILLARQVGVPYIIVFLNKCDMVDDAELLELVEMEVRELLSRYEFPGDDIPIIKGSAKMALEGDTGELGEVAILALADALDSYIPTPERAIDGTFLMPVEDVFSISGRGTVVTGRVERGIIKVGEEIEIVGIRETAKTTCTGVEMFRKLLDQGQAGDNIGVLLRGTKREEVERGQVLAKPGTIKPHTQFSGEVYVLSKEEGGRHTPFFNNYRPQFYFRTTDVTGAIELPKDKEMVMPGDNVSINVKLISPIAMEEGLRFAIREGGRTVGAGVVSKIIE, from the coding sequence ATGGCAAAGAGCAAGTATGAGCGGACGAAGCCGCACGTAAACGTAGGAACAATTGGTCACGTGGACCATGGCAAGACCACCCTGACGGCGGCGATAGCGACCGTGTTGTCGAAGAAATTTGGGGGAGAAGCCAAAGACTACGACCAGATCGACGCGGCACCGGAAGAAAAAGCCCGTGGCATCACCATCAACACAGCCCACGTGGAATACGAAACCGCCAACCGGCACTACGCCCACGTTGACTGCCCGGGCCATGCCGACTACATCAAAAACATGATCACCGGCGCTGCCCAGATGGACGGAGCCATCCTGGTCGTATCCGCAGCAGACGGTCCGATGCCGCAGACCCGCGAACACATCCTGCTCGCCCGTCAGGTTGGCGTGCCCTACATCATCGTCTTCCTGAACAAATGCGACATGGTGGACGACGCCGAACTGCTCGAACTCGTTGAAATGGAAGTGCGTGAACTGCTGTCCCGGTATGAATTCCCGGGAGACGACATTCCCATCATCAAGGGATCGGCCAAAATGGCATTGGAGGGAGACACGGGAGAACTGGGTGAAGTCGCCATCCTGGCATTGGCAGATGCGCTGGACAGCTACATTCCGACACCGGAACGTGCCATTGACGGAACCTTCCTGATGCCGGTAGAAGACGTCTTCTCCATCTCCGGACGCGGAACCGTCGTAACCGGACGTGTAGAAAGAGGCATCATCAAGGTAGGCGAAGAAATCGAAATCGTCGGCATCAGAGAAACCGCCAAAACCACCTGCACCGGCGTTGAAATGTTCAGAAAACTGCTCGACCAGGGGCAGGCAGGCGACAACATCGGCGTGCTGTTGCGCGGAACCAAGAGAGAAGAAGTCGAACGCGGACAAGTGCTGGCCAAACCGGGCACCATCAAACCGCACACCCAGTTCTCTGGAGAAGTCTACGTACTCTCCAAAGAAGAAGGTGGACGCCACACCCCGTTCTTCAACAACTACCGTCCACAGTTCTACTTCCGGACAACGGACGTAACCGGAGCCATCGAACTGCCGAAAGACAAGGAAATGGTCATGCCGGGAGACAACGTCAGCATCAACGTCAAGCTGATCAGCCCGATTGCCATGGAAGAAGGCTTGAGATTCGCCATTCGTGAAGGCGGAAGAACCGTCGGCGCTGGTGTCGTCTCCAAAATTATCGAATAA
- the dacB gene encoding D-alanyl-D-alanine carboxypeptidase/D-alanyl-D-alanine-endopeptidase: MLDTVKSIGWKVRQYKILFAFFLYFLGSSTIACARILPDEIENELRRAGVAEESVGIVVQPVDGQKPILALNADMAFHPASTMKVVTTYAALELLGPHYRWKTNAYVTGKLEEGVLHGDLIIKGSGDPSFSQKDLWLFVREIQDSGIHEIRGNIVLDRSVFGKTGYDPAAFDDAPLKPYNAGPDGLLLNDRKVEIRFIPDIVRDKVNVAMEPRMNGIAIIPPVAASSACVNWQNGMDIHFDDRIAYFEGQYPLACGEKILSVHPYQMSDIRYFGSIFEKLWRESGGGFNGHVIEGTVPPEAQIVARWNSPALGMIVNAVNKISNNVRARQLLLALGVEFRGEGVTTEEGVDVVMKWLAEKGIGTDKMVIENGSGLSRDEKITPSTMAWILRAAYESPVMPELVSSLPIVGRDGTMSKRLVNSEIAGKAHVKTGAINDVRAIAGYVLAKSGRRYLVVCMVNHPDAGYARPLLDSLLNWTYEKG; encoded by the coding sequence ATGCTTGATACGGTTAAGTCGATCGGATGGAAAGTCCGGCAATATAAAATACTGTTCGCGTTTTTTTTATATTTTTTAGGCTCAAGTACCATTGCTTGTGCCCGAATTCTTCCGGATGAGATTGAAAACGAGCTTCGGCGGGCGGGTGTTGCAGAAGAATCTGTTGGTATTGTGGTTCAACCTGTTGACGGGCAAAAACCGATACTTGCTTTGAATGCGGATATGGCTTTTCATCCGGCGTCAACGATGAAAGTGGTGACAACATACGCGGCGCTGGAGTTGCTTGGTCCTCATTACCGGTGGAAAACAAACGCATATGTAACCGGAAAACTCGAGGAAGGTGTATTGCATGGCGATTTGATTATCAAGGGAAGCGGTGATCCGTCTTTTTCCCAGAAAGATCTTTGGCTCTTTGTGCGTGAAATCCAGGATTCCGGCATTCACGAAATTCGTGGAAATATTGTTCTTGACAGAAGTGTTTTTGGAAAGACGGGATATGATCCTGCCGCTTTTGATGATGCGCCGTTGAAACCTTACAATGCCGGTCCTGATGGGCTGCTTTTGAATGATAGGAAAGTCGAGATTCGGTTCATTCCCGATATTGTCAGGGATAAGGTGAACGTCGCGATGGAACCGCGTATGAATGGTATTGCCATTATTCCTCCGGTTGCGGCCAGTTCTGCCTGTGTGAATTGGCAAAATGGTATGGACATTCATTTTGATGACAGGATTGCCTATTTTGAGGGCCAGTATCCTTTGGCGTGCGGTGAAAAAATACTGTCGGTTCATCCCTATCAGATGAGCGATATCCGATATTTCGGAAGTATCTTCGAAAAACTGTGGCGTGAATCCGGGGGAGGTTTCAACGGTCATGTTATTGAGGGAACGGTTCCGCCTGAAGCTCAAATCGTTGCACGATGGAATTCCCCAGCATTGGGTATGATCGTGAATGCCGTGAACAAGATCAGCAATAACGTCAGGGCACGTCAGTTATTGCTGGCGTTGGGTGTTGAATTTCGTGGGGAAGGAGTGACAACTGAAGAAGGAGTGGACGTTGTCATGAAATGGCTGGCAGAAAAAGGCATCGGGACGGATAAAATGGTGATTGAAAATGGTTCCGGACTTTCTCGTGATGAAAAGATAACTCCCTCGACAATGGCGTGGATACTCAGGGCGGCTTACGAGTCGCCGGTAATGCCCGAGCTGGTTTCGTCATTACCTATTGTCGGGCGGGACGGGACGATGTCGAAACGGCTTGTGAATAGTGAAATTGCCGGGAAGGCCCATGTTAAAACAGGCGCTATAAACGATGTCAGGGCGATTGCCGGTTATGTTCTTGCAAAAAGTGGTCGACGATATCTTGTCGTATGTATGGTCAATCATCCGGATGCCGGGTATGCACGCCCGTTGTTGGATAGCTTGCTGAACTGGACTTATGAAAAGGGCTAG
- a CDS encoding FeoA family protein — translation MSQQPSTFQKSATIGNLAQLKKGESATVIGLADDDETGVVLMKTRLQELGFLPGERIHVHAEAFPGKDPMAIRIGNSIFALRRLEAAKVYVVQNDESL, via the coding sequence ATGTCACAACAACCTTCAACATTCCAGAAATCCGCTACAATAGGCAATCTGGCACAACTGAAAAAGGGCGAATCAGCAACGGTCATTGGCCTCGCTGATGACGATGAAACAGGTGTTGTTCTCATGAAAACCCGTCTGCAGGAACTTGGTTTTTTGCCGGGCGAGCGTATTCATGTACACGCGGAAGCATTTCCTGGAAAAGATCCGATGGCAATCAGAATAGGAAATTCCATATTTGCCCTTCGTCGTCTTGAGGCAGCAAAAGTTTATGTTGTTCAAAACGATGAATCACTCTGA
- the groES gene encoding co-chaperone GroES, producing MKLRPLQDRIIVKRVDQEKTTASGIVIPDAAAEKPDQGEVIAVGNGKVLEDGKVLPLDVKVGDMVLFGKYSGQTVKVDGEELLVMHESDVMAIVQQ from the coding sequence ATGAAACTTCGTCCTTTGCAAGACCGCATTATCGTCAAACGCGTCGATCAGGAAAAAACCACTGCATCCGGCATTGTCATCCCAGATGCTGCTGCAGAAAAACCGGATCAAGGCGAAGTCATTGCTGTAGGCAATGGCAAGGTTCTTGAAGACGGCAAAGTTCTGCCACTGGATGTGAAAGTCGGAGACATGGTTCTTTTCGGGAAATATTCCGGACAGACGGTCAAGGTTGACGGTGAAGAATTGCTTGTCATGCATGAATCCGACGTCATGGCAATCGTCCAGCAATGA
- the groL gene encoding chaperonin GroEL (60 kDa chaperone family; promotes refolding of misfolded polypeptides especially under stressful conditions; forms two stacked rings of heptamers to form a barrel-shaped 14mer; ends can be capped by GroES; misfolded proteins enter the barrel where they are refolded when GroES binds) has translation MSAKEVVFGDSGRNKMVEGVNILADAVKVTLGPKGRNVVLERTWGAPTITKDGVSVAKEVELKDKLMNMGAQMVKEVASKTSDNAGDGTTTATVLAQAIVREGMKYVAAGMNPMDLKRGIDKAVEATIAELKKIAKPCTTSKEIAQVGSISANSDHSIGERIAEAMEKVGKEGVITIEDGKSLNDELDIVEGMQFDRGYLSPYFINNADKQVVALDNPYILLCEKKISNIRDLLPVLEQVAKASRPLLIIAEDVEGEALATLVVNNIRGILKTCAVKAPGFGDRRKAMLEDIAILTGGQVIAEEVGLTLENATLEQLGQAKRIEVNKENTTIIDGAGKADAIEARVKQVRVQMEEATSDYDKEKLQERIAKLAGGVAVIKVGAATEVEMKEKKARVEDALHATRAAVEEGIVPGGGVALLRARANVNVKGDNSDQEAGINIVMRALEEPLRMIVHNAGEEASVVVNKVIEGSGNFGYNAANGTYGDMVEMGVVDPAKVTRSALQNAASISALMLTTDCMIYDIPEEKPAPDMSGMGGMGGMGGMGGMM, from the coding sequence ATGTCAGCAAAAGAAGTTGTTTTCGGCGATAGTGGCCGCAATAAAATGGTTGAAGGCGTCAACATTCTGGCCGACGCCGTTAAAGTCACCCTTGGACCGAAAGGCAGAAATGTCGTTCTGGAACGTACCTGGGGCGCACCGACAATCACCAAGGATGGCGTTTCCGTCGCCAAGGAAGTCGAGCTGAAAGACAAGCTCATGAACATGGGTGCACAGATGGTCAAAGAAGTCGCATCCAAAACCAGCGACAATGCCGGTGACGGCACGACGACGGCAACTGTTCTGGCACAAGCCATTGTCCGGGAAGGGATGAAATACGTTGCAGCCGGCATGAACCCGATGGATCTGAAGCGCGGGATCGACAAGGCTGTTGAGGCAACGATTGCCGAACTGAAAAAAATCGCCAAACCCTGCACGACCAGCAAGGAAATTGCCCAGGTCGGTTCCATTTCCGCCAACAGCGATCATTCCATCGGAGAACGTATCGCGGAAGCCATGGAAAAAGTCGGCAAGGAAGGCGTCATCACCATCGAAGACGGCAAGTCGTTAAACGATGAACTGGACATCGTGGAAGGTATGCAGTTTGACCGCGGTTACCTGTCCCCTTACTTCATCAACAATGCCGACAAACAGGTTGTTGCTCTTGACAATCCATACATTCTGTTGTGCGAAAAGAAAATTTCCAACATCCGTGACCTGCTGCCTGTACTGGAACAGGTTGCCAAGGCAAGCCGCCCGCTTTTGATCATTGCCGAAGATGTTGAAGGTGAAGCATTGGCGACACTGGTTGTCAACAACATCCGCGGTATCCTGAAAACCTGTGCTGTCAAGGCTCCGGGCTTCGGTGACCGTCGTAAAGCCATGCTGGAAGATATCGCCATCCTGACAGGTGGTCAGGTCATTGCAGAAGAAGTCGGCCTGACGCTGGAAAACGCCACACTGGAACAACTCGGCCAGGCAAAACGCATCGAAGTCAACAAGGAAAACACCACGATCATTGACGGTGCCGGCAAAGCCGACGCGATCGAAGCCCGTGTAAAACAGGTCCGTGTCCAGATGGAAGAAGCCACATCCGATTATGACAAGGAAAAACTGCAGGAACGTATTGCAAAACTGGCTGGCGGTGTTGCTGTCATCAAGGTTGGCGCAGCAACCGAAGTCGAAATGAAAGAAAAGAAAGCACGTGTTGAAGACGCACTGCATGCAACCCGTGCCGCTGTTGAAGAAGGTATCGTTCCTGGAGGTGGCGTTGCCTTGTTGCGCGCTCGTGCCAATGTCAACGTCAAAGGCGACAATTCCGATCAGGAAGCAGGCATCAACATCGTGATGCGCGCTCTGGAAGAACCCCTGCGCATGATCGTTCACAATGCCGGGGAAGAAGCTTCCGTTGTTGTCAACAAAGTCATCGAAGGTTCCGGCAACTTCGGTTATAACGCAGCAAACGGCACTTATGGTGACATGGTCGAAATGGGTGTCGTTGATCCGGCGAAGGTAACCCGTTCCGCATTGCAGAATGCCGCTTCGATTTCAGCCCTGATGCTCACGACAGACTGCATGATCTATGACATTCCGGAAGAAAAACCGGCTCCAGACATGAGCGGTATGGGAGGTATGGGTGGAATGGGAGGCATGGGCGGAATGATGTAA
- a CDS encoding MarR family winged helix-turn-helix transcriptional regulator encodes MMQSVDSKDGVQYLRILQKFRIIVRAAQKYSQRVEKLLGVSGAQLWILKEIDMDPGLRVGEIAKRLAIHQTTTSNLLDVLEKKGMVCKTRLPTDQRIVNLSLTEDGRSLLRKAPELSRGLLPEALSQMKSDDLDQLGKSLDILLHTISQVDEESALQPLPFTM; translated from the coding sequence ATGATGCAGTCAGTTGACAGTAAAGATGGTGTCCAGTACCTGAGAATTCTTCAGAAGTTCAGGATCATTGTTCGTGCCGCACAGAAATATTCCCAGAGAGTTGAAAAGCTGCTGGGCGTTTCGGGAGCCCAGTTGTGGATTTTAAAGGAGATCGATATGGACCCGGGACTTCGTGTGGGCGAAATCGCCAAAAGACTGGCCATTCACCAGACAACGACAAGCAATCTTCTGGATGTGCTTGAGAAAAAGGGAATGGTTTGCAAAACTCGTTTGCCGACAGACCAACGGATCGTGAATCTGTCCCTGACGGAAGACGGACGTTCATTGTTACGAAAGGCTCCCGAATTATCCCGGGGATTGTTGCCGGAGGCATTGTCCCAAATGAAGTCGGATGACCTGGATCAGTTGGGCAAAAGTCTTGATATTTTGTTGCATACCATTTCGCAAGTGGATGAGGAATCCGCGTTGCAGCCTTTGCCTTTCACCATGTAA
- a CDS encoding chloride channel protein produces MAPVLIGLAGVSMAKASQFAFGINTWIITHFSWGALFYMPAGFAFMIYLTKRFFPGIQGSGIPQVIAVIDDPSHKKKNNLLSIKIIIGKVITLMCGLIMGASIGHEGPMVQIGASIMHRFYGYGTIRTAEQRRMLVLSGGAAGIAATFNTPIAGIMFAMEELTKKYIFNAHSSTLLTVIISGFVSLAIVGNYTYFGYTNEALPFLTHIPAITLCGIVGGLTGGLFSLIVQKFSIILPQKIREAIQNHPYKFAALCGLIVALLGLLTNGMVYGTGYMPTRLSLESDTALHAWYYGPAKFLATLLSALSSIPGGLFAPTLAVGAGIGDGLSLLFPNLAPHSAIIILVMAAYLSGLTRSPLTSFIVTMEITGSQQMLLSLMTATLIASMVSKVICPAPFYHALAQRFEPSPATQKTDKTT; encoded by the coding sequence ATGGCGCCAGTTCTCATTGGTCTGGCTGGTGTATCCATGGCCAAGGCAAGTCAATTCGCTTTTGGTATCAATACCTGGATCATCACGCATTTTTCGTGGGGTGCCCTCTTCTATATGCCTGCCGGCTTCGCGTTCATGATTTATTTGACCAAGCGTTTTTTTCCCGGTATCCAGGGCAGTGGAATCCCTCAAGTCATCGCCGTCATTGACGATCCAAGTCACAAGAAAAAAAACAATCTGCTCTCCATCAAAATCATTATCGGGAAAGTTATCACATTAATGTGCGGACTTATCATGGGAGCATCAATCGGGCATGAAGGCCCCATGGTCCAGATCGGTGCCTCCATCATGCATCGCTTTTACGGATACGGAACAATCAGAACGGCAGAGCAGCGACGCATGCTGGTACTGTCCGGTGGAGCTGCCGGTATCGCCGCCACATTCAATACCCCCATAGCGGGCATCATGTTTGCCATGGAAGAGCTGACAAAAAAATATATCTTCAACGCTCACAGTTCCACTCTACTGACAGTCATTATCTCCGGTTTTGTTTCACTTGCGATTGTCGGCAACTACACTTATTTCGGGTATACCAATGAAGCCCTGCCTTTCCTGACGCACATTCCTGCCATCACTCTCTGCGGTATTGTCGGTGGTCTGACCGGAGGGCTGTTCAGTCTGATCGTGCAAAAATTTTCCATTATCCTGCCGCAAAAAATCCGGGAAGCCATACAAAACCATCCTTATAAATTTGCCGCGCTCTGCGGGCTGATTGTCGCCCTTTTGGGCTTGCTGACCAATGGCATGGTATACGGCACAGGTTACATGCCTACCCGGCTTTCCCTCGAAAGCGATACAGCTCTTCACGCATGGTATTACGGGCCCGCCAAATTCCTGGCGACACTTTTATCGGCCCTGAGCAGCATCCCCGGAGGTTTGTTCGCCCCCACCCTAGCCGTTGGCGCCGGTATAGGCGACGGCCTTTCTCTTCTTTTTCCCAATCTCGCGCCGCACAGTGCCATCATTATTCTCGTCATGGCGGCGTATCTTTCCGGACTGACCCGCTCACCGCTTACTTCTTTTATCGTTACCATGGAAATAACCGGCAGCCAACAAATGCTGCTTTCCCTGATGACAGCCACACTAATTGCCAGTATGGTTTCGAAAGTGATATGTCCTGCACCTTTCTATCATGCTCTGGCACAAAGATTCGAGCCTTCGCCTGCAACGCAAAAAACGGACAAAACGACCTGA
- the fur gene encoding ferric iron uptake transcriptional regulator, translating to MSNNPAELKATGLKATLPRLKILDIFQKNADRHLSAEDVYRLLLSENLEIGLATVYRVLTQFEQAGILSRNYFESGKAVFELNEGNHHDHIVCVDCGRVEEFRDDVIEKRQHEVAAVHGFEIVDHTLAIYGRCEKCRKK from the coding sequence ATGAGTAATAATCCAGCCGAATTGAAGGCCACCGGTCTTAAGGCCACTCTGCCGCGATTGAAGATTCTTGATATTTTTCAAAAGAATGCTGATCGTCATTTGAGCGCCGAAGATGTTTATCGGCTTCTTTTGTCCGAAAATCTGGAAATCGGACTGGCGACGGTCTATCGTGTGCTCACCCAGTTCGAACAGGCGGGGATATTATCACGGAATTATTTCGAATCCGGCAAAGCTGTTTTTGAATTGAACGAAGGAAATCATCATGATCACATCGTTTGTGTTGATTGCGGTCGTGTCGAGGAGTTTCGCGATGATGTCATCGAGAAAAGGCAGCATGAGGTAGCCGCTGTGCATGGTTTTGAAATTGTCGATCATACGTTGGCTATTTACGGACGTTGCGAAAAATGCCGGAAAAAATGA
- the bamE gene encoding outer membrane protein assembly factor BamE domain-containing protein has product MHKKTASLWRYLRTPVLLTSATVFAIGCASKNPLIDEADPIETSKPAPAREETKPAWKEEETTRTLSGTKMPNRNAAETPQQEISESENELNTKPTGMKKWLNMLTPYKVNIQQGNFISSEMLAKIQPGMTKEQVRFVLGTPLLTDMFHAGRWDYIFRLQKPNGATTTYRVTVFFSGNLVDHIINDKLPSEAEYLSHITSDDELPEKAVKEKDKDNTESKAQDMREAQVPEQSSVPENAYEPPAESGSVTTTGPASEATPDTPSDPVTTSGPDHAATPNLSPESANPPESAGQKATTHVPETGSTGYARPVRIPKPVKAHGPASVPETVQPSGQETRQTSPVPARDSSLSSRPVVPPAPVHAPEPASTPEPVSAPVPEMTSDPSANTEQANRLRQSARREALARTMQVDTDDSENVSSGNISTFEPISTPSRIGKMLPASPNDELIGNIQ; this is encoded by the coding sequence ATGCATAAAAAAACGGCCAGCTTGTGGCGATATCTTCGCACACCGGTACTGCTAACATCAGCGACTGTATTCGCAATCGGTTGCGCTTCCAAAAACCCTCTTATTGACGAAGCTGATCCCATCGAAACATCAAAACCGGCTCCGGCCAGAGAAGAAACCAAACCCGCCTGGAAAGAGGAGGAAACCACCCGAACCTTGTCCGGAACAAAGATGCCAAACCGCAATGCAGCGGAAACGCCGCAGCAGGAAATATCCGAATCTGAAAACGAGCTCAATACAAAACCGACCGGTATGAAAAAATGGCTGAATATGCTTACACCATACAAGGTCAATATCCAGCAGGGAAACTTCATCTCCTCCGAAATGCTTGCCAAAATCCAGCCCGGCATGACAAAGGAACAGGTGCGTTTCGTATTGGGAACCCCGCTTCTGACCGACATGTTCCATGCCGGACGCTGGGACTATATCTTCCGTCTGCAAAAACCGAACGGAGCGACAACGACCTACCGGGTCACCGTTTTCTTCAGCGGCAACCTGGTTGACCACATCATCAACGACAAGTTGCCCAGCGAAGCGGAATATCTTTCCCATATCACATCCGATGACGAATTGCCGGAAAAAGCAGTAAAAGAAAAAGATAAGGACAACACGGAATCAAAAGCCCAAGATATGCGTGAAGCACAAGTACCGGAACAATCATCCGTTCCAGAGAATGCCTATGAGCCGCCGGCCGAATCCGGATCGGTCACGACGACAGGACCAGCCAGTGAAGCAACACCTGATACGCCATCCGATCCCGTTACAACATCCGGACCGGATCATGCTGCAACGCCCAATCTCTCTCCGGAATCGGCCAACCCGCCGGAGTCCGCCGGACAGAAAGCGACAACCCATGTTCCGGAGACCGGAAGCACCGGATATGCACGACCCGTCCGCATACCGAAACCTGTCAAAGCTCACGGCCCCGCCAGTGTTCCGGAAACCGTCCAGCCATCCGGACAGGAAACACGACAAACGTCTCCCGTGCCTGCACGCGATTCTAGCCTTTCTTCCAGGCCTGTCGTTCCTCCTGCCCCCGTACATGCGCCAGAACCGGCCAGCACACCGGAGCCCGTCAGCGCTCCTGTACCGGAAATGACCAGCGATCCGTCGGCCAATACCGAACAGGCGAACCGCCTGAGACAGTCGGCCAGACGCGAAGCTCTTGCGAGAACCATGCAAGTAGATACGGACGACAGCGAAAACGTTTCTTCGGGAAATATCAGTACGTTTGAACCAATCAGTACGCCAAGCCGGATAGGCAAGATGCTTCCCGCTTCACCGAATGATGAATTGATCGGAAATATCCAATGA
- the dapB gene encoding 4-hydroxy-tetrahydrodipicolinate reductase: MNKMKIAIAGANGRMGHILIEAVLKADDAILTGALDVANASGLGNDAGLFLGEKTGVSVESDMDKAFGNAEYVIDFTRPAGTLEHLAYCVEKRIKMIIGTTGFDDNGKKVIEEASKIIPIVFAPNMSVGVNVTMKLLEIAARNFAEGYDIEVIEAHHRHKVDAPSGTALKMGEVIANAIGRDLAECAVYSREGITGERDPSTIGFSTIRGGDIVGDHTVLFAGTGERIEITHKSASRATYAQGSLRAARFLADKTNGLFDMQDVLYLK; this comes from the coding sequence ATGAACAAAATGAAAATAGCTATTGCCGGTGCAAACGGCCGTATGGGCCACATATTGATCGAGGCAGTCCTGAAAGCAGACGACGCCATCCTGACCGGTGCCCTTGATGTCGCGAATGCCTCTGGCCTGGGTAACGATGCAGGACTGTTTCTGGGCGAAAAAACTGGCGTGTCAGTTGAATCCGACATGGACAAAGCGTTTGGAAACGCCGAATATGTCATCGATTTCACACGACCGGCCGGGACCCTTGAACACCTTGCCTATTGTGTCGAAAAACGCATCAAAATGATCATCGGCACAACCGGATTCGATGACAACGGGAAAAAAGTCATTGAAGAAGCATCGAAGATCATTCCCATCGTATTCGCCCCCAATATGAGTGTCGGCGTCAACGTGACCATGAAGCTGCTTGAAATAGCCGCGAGAAATTTTGCCGAAGGCTATGACATCGAAGTCATAGAAGCACACCACAGGCACAAAGTGGACGCTCCTTCAGGCACCGCCCTGAAAATGGGTGAGGTGATAGCGAACGCCATCGGACGCGATCTTGCGGAATGCGCCGTTTATTCCCGCGAAGGCATTACCGGAGAACGCGATCCGTCGACGATCGGCTTTTCGACAATCCGTGGGGGAGATATTGTCGGCGATCATACCGTTTTATTCGCCGGAACAGGAGAACGTATTGAAATCACCCATAAATCGGCAAGTCGCGCCACCTATGCACAAGGCAGTTTGCGTGCCGCACGTTTTCTGGCTGACAAGACAAACGGACTCTTCGACATGCAGGACGTCCTTTATCTGAAATAA